The following are encoded together in the Bacillus cereus group sp. RP43 genome:
- a CDS encoding ABC-2 transporter permease produces the protein MRQLVYKDLFFFRGIWPVYLTIPFVFFLFEPGDGMLFPMSCLFITLSAVMILVVIDERNTSDIIMNSLPLSRKDIIIARYISCAIFIVGGMVSTMLVVFLIRGIAVIGDIGAYYPKLYIEISWYEVINGIVYAVFWMVTFFPIYYVTKSKAVISIIAAASIIVGGILWIFISDWLNETTPSFLEWIMNPLHIGVFIIGFITLVSIYIASMFLTIKIYEARDL, from the coding sequence ATGCGTCAGCTCGTATATAAAGATTTGTTCTTTTTTCGGGGGATATGGCCAGTGTATCTTACTATACCCTTTGTATTCTTTTTGTTTGAACCCGGTGATGGAATGCTGTTTCCTATGAGTTGTTTATTTATAACTCTTTCCGCAGTTATGATATTAGTCGTAATAGATGAACGAAATACAAGTGACATTATTATGAATAGTTTACCGTTAAGTAGAAAGGATATCATAATTGCTAGATATATTTCCTGTGCAATATTCATTGTAGGGGGCATGGTTTCCACTATGCTAGTTGTTTTTCTTATAAGAGGTATCGCTGTTATTGGTGATATCGGTGCATACTATCCTAAACTTTATATTGAGATTTCATGGTATGAAGTAATAAATGGAATTGTTTACGCCGTATTTTGGATGGTCACCTTTTTCCCTATTTATTATGTTACAAAATCGAAGGCGGTAATAAGTATAATAGCAGCTGCTTCAATAATAGTTGGGGGGATACTTTGGATATTTATTAGTGATTGGCTCAATGAAACAACACCTTCATTTCTTGAGTGGATTATGAATCCTCTACATATTGGTGTATTTATAATTGGATTCATTACATTAGTTAGTATTTATATCGCTTCTATGTTTCTTACAATTAAAATTTATGAAGCACGTGATTTGTAG
- a CDS encoding ABC-2 transporter permease, translated as MIKQLVLKDMMLQRKLGFAYLICLFFLAIVDFRSDSFLMTFSMFIPVLGMMLSMSYEDKNKSEMIINSLPLQRKEIVIAKYIFVSILVALGGIFPFAVSLIQLQNENTTVFILWGAILGGITGGFVYSIIVLPIEFSVGYSSAKQIAPFIGIAFGYLSGLIVSNVWLSVENDWNTSIFINICFIAGLLLLYIMSMLLSINLYNERDL; from the coding sequence ATGATCAAGCAACTAGTCTTAAAAGATATGATGTTGCAAAGAAAGTTAGGGTTTGCTTATCTTATATGCTTGTTTTTCCTTGCTATTGTTGATTTTCGTAGTGATAGTTTTCTGATGACATTTAGCATGTTTATACCTGTTCTTGGAATGATGCTGTCAATGAGTTATGAGGATAAAAATAAAAGTGAAATGATAATAAATAGTTTACCGTTGCAGCGTAAAGAAATTGTCATAGCGAAATACATATTTGTAAGTATTTTAGTTGCTTTAGGTGGGATTTTCCCATTTGCCGTTAGTTTAATCCAGTTGCAAAACGAAAATACAACTGTATTTATTCTATGGGGAGCGATTCTCGGAGGAATAACAGGTGGTTTTGTTTATAGCATAATTGTGCTCCCGATTGAATTTTCAGTAGGATATAGCAGTGCAAAACAAATTGCTCCTTTTATCGGAATTGCATTTGGGTATTTAAGTGGACTGATTGTAAGTAACGTATGGTTAAGTGTAGAAAATGATTGGAACACTAGTATATTCATAAATATTTGTTTCATAGCAGGACTGCTTCTTTTATATATCATGTCTATGTTACTCTCAATTAATTTGTATAATGAGCGTGATTTGTGA
- a CDS encoding ABC-2 transporter permease: protein MLKQLILKDFIVQWKFLIWYILYPIFFYMALTDTKNLFVIMSVIFTVMATVKTFNEDSKNESEVILNSLPILKKEIVFAKYIVAIIILFISVTIGCFTMGMKNGVNVFEFIETTVVASISFILVYLSFVLPISFWLGYKKTVFITIFIFIAPIVILETFFQINLEQIQLYNSLLFVSSICMFIASVFASIKLYEKREF, encoded by the coding sequence TTGTTGAAACAACTAATTTTAAAAGACTTCATCGTCCAATGGAAATTTTTAATTTGGTACATACTGTATCCTATTTTCTTTTATATGGCTTTAACAGATACGAAAAATTTATTCGTAATTATGTCAGTCATTTTTACAGTTATGGCAACCGTTAAAACATTTAATGAGGATAGTAAAAATGAGAGTGAAGTTATATTAAATAGTTTACCAATATTGAAAAAAGAAATTGTATTTGCAAAGTATATAGTAGCAATTATTATTCTTTTCATAAGCGTAACGATTGGCTGTTTCACGATGGGAATGAAGAATGGAGTTAATGTATTTGAATTTATTGAAACGACAGTGGTTGCTAGTATTAGCTTTATTTTAGTATATTTAAGCTTTGTTTTACCGATATCATTTTGGCTAGGGTATAAAAAAACTGTTTTTATTACGATATTCATATTTATAGCACCGATTGTTATTTTAGAGACGTTCTTTCAAATCAACCTGGAACAAATTCAACTATATAATAGCTTATTGTTCGTTAGTTCAATATGCATGTTCATAGCATCTGTCTTCGCTTCGATTAAGCTATATGAAAAAAGAGAATTTTAA